The following nucleotide sequence is from Cellvibrio sp. PSBB006.
GTGAAGTTCAGTCGCGGGTTATTTGGCAAAGCACCCAAGGATACGTGGCTGGAAAAAGTGCTGAAGGACCTGTCGCTGTGGGACAAAAAAGACAGCAAGATTATGGCACTTTCCGGCGGAATGAAACGACGAGTGTTAATTGCCAAAGCCCTGGCCCATGAACCACAAATTTTATTTCTTGATGAACCTACAGCCGGAGTCGATGTGGAATTGCGCCGCGATATGTGGGAAATGATACGTGGCTTACGCGACAACGGCGTCACTATCATCCTGACAACCCACTACATCGAAGAAGCAGAAGAGATGGCAGACCGCATTGGCGTCATCAACAAGGGTGAAATCATTCTGGTGGAAGACAAAAACACCTTGATGCAAAAACTTGGGAAAAAACAACTGTCCTTACAGTTGCAACACCCTTTAACCGACATTCCCGCTGCACTGAGTCATTATCAACTGGAGTTAAGTGCCGATGGCAATCAATTGATTTATACCTTTGACAGCCAACAGGAAGCAGACATTGCCGGACTCTTGCGACAACTGAGTGGACTGGGTATCGAGTTCAAGGATTTACAAACCAGCCAGAGCTCTCTGGAGGATATCTTCGTTAATTTGGTGGGAGGACACGCATGAACATTCATGCCATAAAAGCTATTTATATTTTTGAATTAGCGCGCACCTGGCGTACCTTGATGCAAAGTATTGCATCGCCTGTGCTATCAACATCGTTATATTTTATTGTGTTCGGTTCAGCTATTGGTTCACGCATGGTAGAAATTGATGGCATCAGTTACGGCGCGTTTATTGTGCCGGGTTTGATCATGCTGTCGTTATTGACGGAAAGTATCTCTAATGCATCCTTCGGTATCTATATGCCGAAATTTACCGGCACAATGTATGAGATTCTGTCAGCACCGATTTCAGCGATGGAGATTGTTGTCGGATTTGTCGGTGCCGCCGCCACCAAATCCATCATCCTCGGTTTGATCATTCTCGCCACAGCACGCCTGTTTGTCGACTTCACCATTATTCATCCTATCTGGATGCTAGGCTTCCTCGTGCTCACGTCCGTCACCTTCAGCTTGTTCGGTTTTATTATCGGCGTCTGGGCGGATGGGTTCGAAAAGCTGCAAGTGATCCCGATGATGATCGTTACTCCATTGACATTTTTAGGCGGCAGTTTTTACTCTATTCATATGCTGCCCCCGCTGTGGCAAACGATTACGTTATTTAACCCGGTGGTGTATCTAATCAGTGGTTTTCGTTGGAGCTTTTACGGCGTCGCTGATGTCAAGGTCGGCATCAGCCTGGGAATGATCATGTTATTTATGTTGTTGTGTTTGTTTCTGGTTTGGCTGATTTTTAAGACGGGGTATAAGGTTAAGGCTTAAGTCAGAGGTTAAATATCCTGTCAGGTATTAGCTAAAAAAAGGTGCATCAGTTGATGCACCTTTTTTATTTACTTTACGATAGCTCGTGTCGCTTTACTTACATGCGATAATTTACCCCGAACACAATCCGCGGCTCTTGCGACGTATAGGTCATTGTCTGACCCGCATACCCTAAATAACTGGTTTGCTCTTCACCGGTAATGTTGATCGCTTCTGCCGTGAGGGAGAAGTTCTCATTGAGATCATAGGTGACGTTCGCATCCCATTGCCCGTAATCGTCGAAGAACTCAGAGGCACCATTTTCCAAGCCAAGCACCCCAAAGGTTGACCGAAAAGGAGAAAGGTATTCATCGCGCCAAGTGTATGCAATACGTGCACTGATTGCGTCATTCTCATAAAAGCCAATCAAGTTGAACGCGTGTTC
It contains:
- a CDS encoding ABC transporter ATP-binding protein; amino-acid sequence: MQAIISVNNLTKTYSSGFKALSNINLDIRRGEIFALLGPNGAGKTTLISIICGIVNPGNGQVLADGHDIVHDYRAARAKIGLVPQELSVSMFESVWDTVKFSRGLFGKAPKDTWLEKVLKDLSLWDKKDSKIMALSGGMKRRVLIAKALAHEPQILFLDEPTAGVDVELRRDMWEMIRGLRDNGVTIILTTHYIEEAEEMADRIGVINKGEIILVEDKNTLMQKLGKKQLSLQLQHPLTDIPAALSHYQLELSADGNQLIYTFDSQQEADIAGLLRQLSGLGIEFKDLQTSQSSLEDIFVNLVGGHA
- a CDS encoding ABC transporter permease; this translates as MNIHAIKAIYIFELARTWRTLMQSIASPVLSTSLYFIVFGSAIGSRMVEIDGISYGAFIVPGLIMLSLLTESISNASFGIYMPKFTGTMYEILSAPISAMEIVVGFVGAAATKSIILGLIILATARLFVDFTIIHPIWMLGFLVLTSVTFSLFGFIIGVWADGFEKLQVIPMMIVTPLTFLGGSFYSIHMLPPLWQTITLFNPVVYLISGFRWSFYGVADVKVGISLGMIMLFMLLCLFLVWLIFKTGYKVKA